Below is a window of Meiothermus cerbereus DSM 11376 DNA.
CTATTTGCTGCGACCTGCATAAAGTTGCCGATATAGCCCAAATGCCAGGGGGGCAATCAGTAGGGTCAGCAGCATCTCCGGTACCATAACCGACCAGAGGGTGAGAGGGTTGAACTGGCCCAGTCGTAGCCAGAGGGCCACCAGCATGATCCCGAGCCACTTGGCCACAAAGCTTCCCCCCAGAATAACCATTTGCCCGGCTAGCTCGTCCCAGTGCACCAGGCGCGAAAGTCGGTAGTATGCGTACGCGGCCAGCAACAGCCCCACCGCATGTAGCCCAGGGTATCCGGCCGAGAGCAGGTCTTGCAGTAGCCCTATCGAGAAGGCCAGGGGCAAGCCAAAAAAAGGCGATAAAGAAGCGACCACCAGCAAGGTAGCCAGATAAATTAGATCGGGTGGCGGGATGGTGTCACCCAACAGCCCGGATGAAAAACCCTGGAGTATAAACGCCAAAACGATAAGCAGAATCAGTCGCATAGGTGGGTAGGGATGTTCAGCATGATAAAAAACCGGATGTGGCAGAAAGGCACAGGGGGCTTTGCAAGGATATGAGCTTTTGCCAACCTGAAATCATAGCGGCCTTAGTACCTGCACTTCCTCCAACAGCGAGAGCTGCACAGCCGGCCGTACCAGCAAAACCTTTTTCAAAGCTCCTGGTGATACAGGGAGCACCTGCTCGACCGTGCCTACCGTAATACCGGCAGGGTAGAGCCCCTGCAGGGCGCCCGAAACCACCTTATCGCCGGGCTTGACACTGGCTTCGGGTGCAATTTCAACCCGCAGCATTCGCGGTGGAGCGCCATAGGCAATACCCCGACCTGGTGCGCCTGCCAGGCGAACCCCCACCCTCGACTCGGGGTCGAGGATGGTTCGTACAACAGCGTTGTTGGCCGTAACCTCGGTAATAACGCCTACCAGCCCATTGGCAGAGGTTACAGGCATTCCCACCCGCAGCCCCTGGGCCGCACCAGCCCCCAAGAAAAGCCGCCGGTACAGCCCCGAGGGGTCGTCGTCAATGACCGGCGCCACTGCAACTACCCCCAGGCCCTGAACCGCCTGTACCCGCAAGGTGGCCTGTAGACGACGGTTTTCCAGGGTTAAGCGCTGGTTTTCTTGTCGCAATAGCTGCAACTCTGCCTGCATGCGCCGCTGCTCCGCCCGCAGGTCACGCCGGTCAAAGATGGCAGCCAGGCTAGCCCTGGTATTCTGGCCCAGGCGAAAGGAAAAACCAAACAAAGGTGCAATGCTCGCAGCAAACTCCCCCGGCAGGCTGGGGGCCGATTGGCGGGTGATGGTTGCCAGAAGTATGCCCAGCAGCAGTAGCCCCGCCAACAAACCCCGACGCAATAAGGTATCGCTCACGACCTACCACCCTCGAGGCTATATAAATGAATGTGGCTTGCCATTAAACCTCTCAACAACCCAACTCCCAAACAAGAGTCTAGCCTACCTTAGGCTACTCCGCTCCATACCGGCCCTTCTGGGCCGCTAAGCAGGAATATATTACTCAGTTATAGTTTGAGAAAGGCTGCATGGCGCCCAAGAGCTTTGGCAGGCCCAACGGCGTTTGCTAATAATCACCCCAAAAAACACCCGCCAACGAGACGGGTGTTTGACAGAACTGCAGTGCCCAGGTGAAGCCCAGCACACTTCCTTCGATCGGGGCGAGCAGTCACCAAGCTCGGTATTGTGCGTGCTGGCAACAGCTTTATTTCTTCAGTGCATCGCGGATTTCGCGCAACAGGACAACTTCCTCGGGTGGGGCCGCAGGAGCCTCGGGCTCTTTTCTTTTGGACATCTCCTGCAGCTTGTTCATGGGCGTGACCACAAAGAAATACAGGGCGAAGGCCACCATCAGAAAGCTCACCACGGCATTGATAAACTTGCCGATGTTCAGCGCCCCCAGCTTGAGGGCCGAGAAGTCGGGTGCACCAAAAATCATGCCAATTAAAGGGGTGATGATGTCCGCAACTAGTGAGTTAACAATGGCCCCGAAGGCGCCCCCAATAATCACACCCACCGCCAGGTCGAGCACATTTCCACGCATGATGAACTTTTTGAACCCTTCCAGCATACCAACCTCCTTGTTTGGTGCCAGGCCAGCACACCGTTTGGTGATAAGCCTACACCAGGGATGTGAAAGGCGTTTGTAAGGCCAAATCTGGGAGAACCTGGAGGTCATCAAACCGAGGATTCTGGCTCGAAGGTTTTGTTTTTTATAGCCAGCCGGTAAACCTGCTCATACTGATGGGTAATGTGGTCGGGGTTGAAATGGGCCTGGGCATAGTTACGGGCCGCCTCGCGCATCTGGGCTAGGTTGGGGGATGTAAGCAGTTCTACTACTGCTTGTGCAAAGGCCTCGAGGTCGCCAAACTCTACCAGGCGGCCTACTTCCGGGGTGAGCCATTCGGGAATACCGCCAACCCGGGTCGCTACTACCGGAACTCCACAGGCCAGGGCCTCGAGGCCCGACTGGCCGAACCCTTCGTACTCCGAGGCCAGTAAGAACACATCCGCCGCACCGATGACCTCTTCGGGGTTTTTGGCCGTAGCGAGCGAGGTTACGCTGTCGTCTACCCCCAGGTTATGGGCAATCGAGAGGGCCTCGGCCCGCTCCGGCCCGCTGCCCACCAGAACCAGCCGGGCCCTTACCTTCTGGCGGACTTTGGCGAATACATGCACGATGTCGCCCACCCGCTTGACCGCGCGAAAGTTAGAGGCGTGTACCAGCAGAAACTCGTCCTGGGCTGCATAGAAGCGTTTGGCCTGGGGGTTGGGTCGAAAGCGTTGGGTATCTACGGCGTTGTAGATGACCTGCGGGCTTACCCCAAAGATGCGCTGAGCCTGCTGGGCCAGGCTATGCGAGACCGCCGTTACGGCAGCAGCTTTTTGCAGGGCTCTGGCGGTCAGGGCCTGATAGGCCGGGTCTATGCCCAGGAGGGTTACGTCGGTGCCGTGCAGGGTGTGCACCAGGGGAATGCGGCCTTCCGCGGCCAGCTCGGCGGCTACAGCGTGGGGGATGGCGTAGTGGGTGTGGAGTATTTCCAGGTGTTCTTCACGAATGGCCCGCTCGAGCGCCCCCGCCAGGGCCAGGGTGTAAAGAGGGGCCGGAAATACCGGATAATTAGGCACCTCCACCGGTACAAACCGCACCGGACTCCCTGCGGGCAGGCGCATGGGAAGCTCGGTGGCAAACAGATAAACCGTATGACCCCTCTGGGTCAGCCGATCGGCCAGCTCCGAGGCCACAATCCCGCTGCCCCCCAGGCCTGGATAACACACCATTCCGATTCGCATGGCCTTAGCCTAATGAACCTGCTACGCCTGCATTGGTGCGGGGTTCACGGTTGGGGGACTTGCCTGGGGTTTTTGCATCTACAGTTTTATCCTTTGCGCCGCTACCCTTGACGCACGGCCCGCTACTGCCGACAATCGGGGAGTGAAGGCCTTTAAGCCCCACCTACAGGGACTGCCCAGCTACCCTTACAAAAAGGTAGAAGCGCCCATCAAGCTCGATCAGAACGAAAGCCCCTACGACCTACCTGCCGAGCTCAAGCAGCGGGTTTTAGAGCGTTTGCAAAACCTACAATTCAATCGGTATCCCCATTTGCACGCCGAGGATGTGCGGGAAAGGCTATCGGCGCATCTGGGCTGGCCCATGGAAGGGCTGGTGGTTTCTCCGGGCTCCAACCTGCTCATTCAAGCCCTGGCCCTGGCGGCGGGGCAGGTGCTGGATACTGCGCCTTCTTTCCCTCACTACGCGCTCAGTGCAAAACTGGCGGACACACCTTATCGGGCCATTTCCCTGGGCCCTGGCTTTGACCTACCGACCGGGGCTTTGCTAAAGGCCATGGAGGCCGAGCCAGGGGTGCTGTTTCTGCCCAACCCCCACGCGCCCACGGCCCGGCTTTTTGCCGAAGAAGACCTTCGCCTTCTGGCCGAAAAGGCCGCGCAAACGGGCTGGTTGCTGGTCTTAGACGAAGCCTACCACCAGTTTTCGGGCACGGATTATTCGCCGCTGGCTCGAGCCAACCCCAACGTAGCCATCCTGCGCACCTTCTCCAAAGCCTGGGGGCTGGGGGGTATCCGGGCGGGCTACCTGCTGGCCTCGCCGGAGGTGGCCAGCGTGGTGCAGAACTTCGTTCCACCCTTTGGCCTGCCGGCCCACACCGCCCAGATTTTGCTCACGGTGCTGGAGGCACCCGGCTACGTGCAGGGGATTGTGCAAAGCCTGCTGGCCGAGCGGGAAAAGCTGTTCCGGGCGCTGCAGCAGCACCCCACCTGGCAGGTGTATCCGAGCCAGACCAACTTCCTGCTCATCCGCACCCCCGACGCCGCCGCCGCCTACAGCGGGCTGCTGCGACAGGGCATCCTGGTGCGGCGGCAGGACCACTATCCTGGCCTGGAAGGCTGCATCCGGGTCTCGCTGGGTACGCCCCAGGAAAACCAGCGTTTTTTGCAGGCTGCCTTCGCCTTGACCGAGGTGCCCCATGCGTAGCGCCTTCATCGAGCGCAACACCGCCGAGACCCAGATCAAACTGAGCCTGAGCCTTGATGCTGCGCCGGGTGGGCAGATCTCGACCGGCCTGGGGTTTCTCGATCACATGCTGGTGGCCCTAGAGCGGCACGGGCGGTTTGGCTTGAGCATCGAAGCCAAGGGCGACCTGGCCGTGGATGTGCACCACCTGGTGGAAGACGTGGGCATCGTGCTGGGTATGGCCCTGCGGCAGGCGGTGGGGGAGGGTAGGGGCCTCGAGCGCTACGGCGAGGCCACCGTGCCCATGGACGAAACCCTGGTGCAGGTGGTGCTGGATCTGTCCGGGCGCAGCCACCTGGCCTTTGTGCCCGAAGAGCTGAGCATTGAAGGGAGCGCCGGGGGTCTGAATGCCTATCACCTGCGCGAGTTTTTGCGGGGGCTTTGCAACCAAGCTGGCCTGACCCTGCACGTGCGGGTCTTGGCGGGGCGCGAAGCCCACCATGTGCTCGAGGCCACCTTCAAGGCCCTGGCCCGGGCCCTCTACCAGGCCACCCGCCTGACCCGGCCCGACCTGCCCAGCACCAAGGAAGTGCTGTAGCGCCATGAAAACCCTCTTGATCGACTACGGCTCGGGCAACCTGCACAGCGCCGCCAAGGCCCTGCAAGCCACGGGCTACCGGGTCACGGTCTCGGACGACCCCCGTCAGGTAGCAAAACACGACTTGCTGGTGTTGCCGGGACAGGGCCACTTTGGGCAGGTCATGCGCTCCTTCCAGGCCTCGGGATTCGAGGAGGGGGTGCGCCAGCACATTGCGATGGGCAAGCCTTTTTTGGGCATTTGCGTGGGGATGCAGATCCTGTTCGAAGGCTCCGAGGAAGCGCCCGAAACCGCCGGGCTGGGGCTGGTGCGGGGCCGGCTGGCCCGCTTCCAGGCCGCGCGGGTGCCGCAGGTGGGTTGGAACACGGTGGAATACAGCGCCCACTTCGAGCACCTGTCGGGCCGCTATTTCTATTTTGTGCACTCCTACTTTGCCCCCCTGGTGGAGGGGAGCATTGGCATCACCGAATATGGCGGAACCCGCTTCACTGCACTCTACGCGCGGGACAACATGGTGGCCCCACAGTTCCACCCGGAAAAAAGCGGCAGGGTGGGGCTTTTGTTGCTCGAGGCCATTCGGCAGTATTTGGTTTGCGGGCTGTAGGATGAACCCCGCCTGAATCGTTGCGTTAGGGACAAGGTGGAACACCATCGTTTTTTAGCCGTTATACCGGCTTCGAGCTCTGCAATGAGGTACATCCCTGTAAAGCCTGGTGCACTTCCAGGTGAGCAGCCGCGCTACTGATCCGCCCTGAGAGGGATCGCCCCTTCGCTCGAGGTGAACTGTTCTCTACAGCGGTGGCTGCTCACCCAAATTCGGTATGAGTAAGCCTACCGGGCCTGCAAAAGGTCTTCCTCAGTAATCAGCCGTCCCTGTCCGCCAATTGCCGTGGCTGCCAGCGAGCCGGCCAGATTCCCCAGACGGGCGGCGACGAAGGGATCCTTGCCTTGCAGGATGGCGTGGGCGAAGGTGGCTGTGAAGGCATCGCCGGAGCCGGTGGTATCTACCACTTCCTCTAGGGGATAGGGTTCTATCAGTTCCTGGCGGGTTGGTGTAATCACGATGGAGCCCATCGCCCCAACCTTTACCACTACCGTTTCGTGGCCCCAGCCCTTTAACTCAGCAACCCCATCGCTTATGGAGGAAGTACCCGTCAGCGCCTGTAGTTCCACTTGGTTCATCAGCAGATAGGGAACCCCGCGCAGGATATCCAGTAGCTCTTTTCCAGCAGCGCGCACTGCGCCAGTGCCCAGGTCGGCAAAGATGGGCAACTCGCGCTTACGGGCTGCGTCCAGGGCGTTGATAGCGTATTGCCGCTGGGGCCCGCCCACAAAGGCGTAGGCAGAAAAAACAACTGCGTCCACCTGGTCTAGCATTTTGGGCTTAAACTCGGCTGCATCCAGGAAGCGGCTGGCGCCTCCAGCAGAAATCATGGAGCGTTCACCGCCCGGAACCAGCAGAATCAGAATCGAAGAGGTGGTTTGCTCCGGGTCTACCTGTAGATATTTGAGGTCAACCTTAACTTTTTCGAGCTGCGATAGGGCCACGCTGCGGAAGGGGTCATCCCCCACCCGGCTGGCCAGGTACACCTTATTGTCCAAGCTGGCCAGGTGGGCCGCTAGGGTGCCTCCTGCGCCTCCAGGCTTCATCACGGCGCGCTGAGCGGGAATTTCCTCGCCTGGCTCGGGGATTCGCTCGAGAAAGTAGATGAGGTCAACCGATACATCTCCTACGACAAAAAATCGCATTCCGGCCTCCCAGCCTTATCTCCCTACTTACAGGATTTACCACAGTCTACCGGCATCCTGAACTGATGTGTAGTAGGCTACCCCAGACCCATGAGAAATCTCTAACAAGCCGAGGCTACCCCATGCGATCTGCCAGCTGTTCAAACTGCTGCAAACTGAGGGCCTCGCCACGCACAGTCAAGGGAAGGCCAAGCTCTTCCAGCGCGTTTGCCACCCTTTCTGGCGCATAGCCGGCGGCTTTTAGGGCATTCACCAGGGTTTTGCGGCGTTGGGCAAAAGCAGCTTCGGCTAAGCGAAAGAGGGCTGGATGGTCGGGCTTGTCGTTGGGTTCCAAACAGACTACAGAGCTCGTTACCTTGGGTGGGGGAAAGAAAGCGCCCGGGGGCACATCCACAATCCGCCGGGCCAGGGCGTGGTACTGCACCCTTAGCGAAAGCAAACCGTACTCGGGCGTGGCGGGCCGGGCGGTCATGCGCAGCGCCACCTCTTTTTGCACCAGCGCAACAATCCGCCGAAACCGACCCGAAAGCAAGAGCCTGGTTATAAGTGGCGTGGCAATGTTGTAGGGCAGGTTGCCGGCAAACAAGCTCTGCGCGGGCAGGCTGGCCCAGTCAAAAACAAGCGCATCACCCCAGATGATCTGTACCGGCAAGCCGGCCAGGGTTTCGGCGTAGACGGCCTCGAGCCGGCGATCCATCTCGATGCTGATTACCTTTGCGCCAGCCTCTGCTAAAGCCCTGGTTAGGGTTCCCAGTCCAGGCCCCACCTCATAAACAGTGTCGCCAGGCTGCAGCCCTACCGCTTCGACAATTTTCTGCAAATAGCCCCGCTCGACCAGGAAGTTCTGCCCGAATCGCTTATCTGCGCTCAGGCCATAGCGACCCAGCAGTTCCCGAACAACCTTGGGCGATGTGAGGTTCACGGTTTGGGTAAAGCAGGACAGGTGCGGTGGATGGTAGGGAGATGTAATGTATGTCTGTTCATGCGGGTAATTCTGCCATTTGCTAGCTGGCTAAAAGAAGCTTGCTCCTACGGGAGGAATCTCTACTATTTCCCAGTCCAGTCTGTTCTCATCAAGAATAAGTTCCAGGTACTGGTTATGGTCGAGCGCGTCGATCAGGGCCAGCTTATCCTTGATCAGAATGCCGTTTTTCATCACGGTGTGCCCGTATACGCCAAAGCGGTAACCCATTCGCTCGACATAGTCGGCATTGCTGAGCCACCACTCCTTGGCTTCACGCCCGTTGTAAAACATTTCATCGTAGGTTTGTAGCCAGGGCACCGGCCCCACGTGGGCAAAATTGACCCCATAGAGATTGATCTGAGTGGGAAAAGTTTGTATCCAGTTTTTTATCTCTTCGGGCAGCTCTACCCCGCCCAGCTCGGGGTGGAACTCTTTGTGCTCGAGGTGGGCGTTGCCCAGCACCATATCGCCTGAAATAGCGGCATAGTCGTGATTACCCATCAGGATGGTGATGTGTTCCGGAGCAGCTTCCTGAAAACGCTTGATGCGCATCAATTCGCGAATCTGTGCCTTAGCCGCCATGCGCAGGTGATCCGGGTTGTGGGGGTCGTAGTCTTCCAGGCCGGTCAGGCGGCGGTAGTCGGCCAGGAGCTTCGGATGTACCAGGTCGCCCATCAAAACCACGCGGTAGGTACCGCGCCGCAGGGGGTCGGAAGGCAGCCAGTCCTCTCCCACGGCGTAGGAATTCCTCAAAGCCCGCCACAGCTTAGGAAAATCGGCGTGCAAGTCTCCAATCGCAATAACCTTGATCACAGTTACCCTTAGCTCAAGAGGCCTGACCTTTCAGCAAAGCCCGAAGCTCGCCGTAAAGTTTACGGGTTTCCTCGGGGTGTTTGCCATACCCCCCATATTTCATCACGATGAGCGCAGCTTGCTTACCCAGACCCGCATGCTTAAGGCGCTCGATCAAGCGGTCTATAAGCTCTTGTGGTTCAGGCTTGGCTTCGCTGGCAGTGGGGGGACTTACGGGGCCTTGTTGAGGCTGGGCCTCGAGGGTGGCCTCGAGGGTGGGCTTGCTATAGCCATCGGCCACACCAGCGAGGTTGGGTGGGCCGAACTTTCCACTGGCGGGGTCGTAGTCGACCCACTGCTGCTCGAGCCCAACCAGGAAGCGGCCCACGCCAAACTTAACCGCCGCTCGCACAAGCGCTTCGGCAAAAGCAGCTTTGAGGCTGTCCCCCTCGCCCACATCCTCTTTGCAAATGTCCATGATGGTCAGCCTGCACTTTACGGCATAAAGACCAGCAGGCTGGGCCGGGGCCTGAAGCACCTCGTAGCTATCTTGCCAGCCCTGTACCCCCACCACCTCGT
It encodes the following:
- a CDS encoding Rad52/Rad22 family DNA repair protein produces the protein MNDVWDMLSEPFSPEELQWRVEALSKDKRRALVAPYVSHKAVLDRLDEVVGVQGWQDSYEVLQAPAQPAGLYAVKCRLTIMDICKEDVGEGDSLKAAFAEALVRAAVKFGVGRFLVGLEQQWVDYDPASGKFGPPNLAGVADGYSKPTLEATLEAQPQQGPVSPPTASEAKPEPQELIDRLIERLKHAGLGKQAALIVMKYGGYGKHPEETRKLYGELRALLKGQAS
- a CDS encoding pyridoxal phosphate-dependent aminotransferase, which codes for MKAFKPHLQGLPSYPYKKVEAPIKLDQNESPYDLPAELKQRVLERLQNLQFNRYPHLHAEDVRERLSAHLGWPMEGLVVSPGSNLLIQALALAAGQVLDTAPSFPHYALSAKLADTPYRAISLGPGFDLPTGALLKAMEAEPGVLFLPNPHAPTARLFAEEDLRLLAEKAAQTGWLLVLDEAYHQFSGTDYSPLARANPNVAILRTFSKAWGLGGIRAGYLLASPEVASVVQNFVPPFGLPAHTAQILLTVLEAPGYVQGIVQSLLAEREKLFRALQQHPTWQVYPSQTNFLLIRTPDAAAAYSGLLRQGILVRRQDHYPGLEGCIRVSLGTPQENQRFLQAAFALTEVPHA
- the rsmA gene encoding 16S rRNA (adenine(1518)-N(6)/adenine(1519)-N(6))-dimethyltransferase RsmA, whose amino-acid sequence is MNLTSPKVVRELLGRYGLSADKRFGQNFLVERGYLQKIVEAVGLQPGDTVYEVGPGLGTLTRALAEAGAKVISIEMDRRLEAVYAETLAGLPVQIIWGDALVFDWASLPAQSLFAGNLPYNIATPLITRLLLSGRFRRIVALVQKEVALRMTARPATPEYGLLSLRVQYHALARRIVDVPPGAFFPPPKVTSSVVCLEPNDKPDHPALFRLAEAAFAQRRKTLVNALKAAGYAPERVANALEELGLPLTVRGEALSLQQFEQLADRMG
- the mreD gene encoding rod shape-determining protein MreD, translating into MRLILLIVLAFILQGFSSGLLGDTIPPPDLIYLATLLVVASLSPFFGLPLAFSIGLLQDLLSAGYPGLHAVGLLLAAYAYYRLSRLVHWDELAGQMVILGGSFVAKWLGIMLVALWLRLGQFNPLTLWSVMVPEMLLTLLIAPLAFGLYRQLYAGRSK
- the hisB gene encoding imidazoleglycerol-phosphate dehydratase HisB, with product MRSAFIERNTAETQIKLSLSLDAAPGGQISTGLGFLDHMLVALERHGRFGLSIEAKGDLAVDVHHLVEDVGIVLGMALRQAVGEGRGLERYGEATVPMDETLVQVVLDLSGRSHLAFVPEELSIEGSAGGLNAYHLREFLRGLCNQAGLTLHVRVLAGREAHHVLEATFKALARALYQATRLTRPDLPSTKEVL
- a CDS encoding metallophosphoesterase; this encodes MKVIAIGDLHADFPKLWRALRNSYAVGEDWLPSDPLRRGTYRVVLMGDLVHPKLLADYRRLTGLEDYDPHNPDHLRMAAKAQIRELMRIKRFQEAAPEHITILMGNHDYAAISGDMVLGNAHLEHKEFHPELGGVELPEEIKNWIQTFPTQINLYGVNFAHVGPVPWLQTYDEMFYNGREAKEWWLSNADYVERMGYRFGVYGHTVMKNGILIKDKLALIDALDHNQYLELILDENRLDWEIVEIPPVGASFF
- the hisH gene encoding imidazole glycerol phosphate synthase subunit HisH, whose protein sequence is MKTLLIDYGSGNLHSAAKALQATGYRVTVSDDPRQVAKHDLLVLPGQGHFGQVMRSFQASGFEEGVRQHIAMGKPFLGICVGMQILFEGSEEAPETAGLGLVRGRLARFQAARVPQVGWNTVEYSAHFEHLSGRYFYFVHSYFAPLVEGSIGITEYGGTRFTALYARDNMVAPQFHPEKSGRVGLLLLEAIRQYLVCGL
- the mreC gene encoding rod shape-determining protein MreC, with translation MSDTLLRRGLLAGLLLLGILLATITRQSAPSLPGEFAASIAPLFGFSFRLGQNTRASLAAIFDRRDLRAEQRRMQAELQLLRQENQRLTLENRRLQATLRVQAVQGLGVVAVAPVIDDDPSGLYRRLFLGAGAAQGLRVGMPVTSANGLVGVITEVTANNAVVRTILDPESRVGVRLAGAPGRGIAYGAPPRMLRVEIAPEASVKPGDKVVSGALQGLYPAGITVGTVEQVLPVSPGALKKVLLVRPAVQLSLLEEVQVLRPL
- a CDS encoding carbohydrate kinase family protein; translation: MRFFVVGDVSVDLIYFLERIPEPGEEIPAQRAVMKPGGAGGTLAAHLASLDNKVYLASRVGDDPFRSVALSQLEKVKVDLKYLQVDPEQTTSSILILLVPGGERSMISAGGASRFLDAAEFKPKMLDQVDAVVFSAYAFVGGPQRQYAINALDAARKRELPIFADLGTGAVRAAGKELLDILRGVPYLLMNQVELQALTGTSSISDGVAELKGWGHETVVVKVGAMGSIVITPTRQELIEPYPLEEVVDTTGSGDAFTATFAHAILQGKDPFVAARLGNLAGSLAATAIGGQGRLITEEDLLQAR
- the bshA gene encoding N-acetyl-alpha-D-glucosaminyl L-malate synthase BshA; the encoded protein is MRIGMVCYPGLGGSGIVASELADRLTQRGHTVYLFATELPMRLPAGSPVRFVPVEVPNYPVFPAPLYTLALAGALERAIREEHLEILHTHYAIPHAVAAELAAEGRIPLVHTLHGTDVTLLGIDPAYQALTARALQKAAAVTAVSHSLAQQAQRIFGVSPQVIYNAVDTQRFRPNPQAKRFYAAQDEFLLVHASNFRAVKRVGDIVHVFAKVRQKVRARLVLVGSGPERAEALSIAHNLGVDDSVTSLATAKNPEEVIGAADVFLLASEYEGFGQSGLEALACGVPVVATRVGGIPEWLTPEVGRLVEFGDLEAFAQAVVELLTSPNLAQMREAARNYAQAHFNPDHITHQYEQVYRLAIKNKTFEPESSV
- the mscL gene encoding large conductance mechanosensitive channel protein MscL gives rise to the protein MLEGFKKFIMRGNVLDLAVGVIIGGAFGAIVNSLVADIITPLIGMIFGAPDFSALKLGALNIGKFINAVVSFLMVAFALYFFVVTPMNKLQEMSKRKEPEAPAAPPEEVVLLREIRDALKK